TGAGCACTCGCTTTCTAATATTGTTCATTTGTTCTCACATCCTCCTCTTGTCTTAACCACTGTGAAGTGCCAACTCTTAATCAAGGCTTCTTGAGGAAACCATAGATGCCTTTTCAATACGAGGCTATGCCAGTTAGAATGGATCATTCTATTGTGCAATAAAGCAAAAGCAGAATACCAGTCAAAAAAAGTTAAGCTGCATCTTCACTTGAACTGTGCACAAATGCTCAATGAGAAAAAAAATGTGAATCTAATTGAGAATAGAAGCTTTTGATGTCTTTTTACAATGATACAAATTGGTCAAGCTAGAGAAACCACATTAGATCTTAGTTGATCATCTTGTTATTAGTTTGACAATTTGTTAGTGACTTCACTGATTTAATTGGCCTGAAATTTTTTTCATGAGCTTATATCGGTAATCGGTATAACACTGCAAATATAACAAGTTGAATACGTAGAAGAAAAATCTTGgtgaaaatatatttattgCATGGTAGCCTAAATTCCCAATTAacctcttattttttttatttttttctattagtgCATTTAGTATTACACTTACCAATCCAACAATTTGATTACACGAGTTAACCATTAACATGCTAAGCGTAGTCATATTTTGTTCAGTATTTTTGCATTATAGTGTAAATAGCCCTTTATACAACATCTTATGGAAAGTGCAAATCAAAATCTCAATTGAGAAGTTCTATATTCTAATCAAGCATGTAATCAGAATTGCCATGTCCATTTCATTAATCTTTGATGGAAAATAAATAATGGAGCCGTATTTAGCAAAGCATAATAGGGAACAGACTTAAAGAAATTTGCTCAATTGATTGAGGAAACATAAAAGCAGACAGTTGTCAAAGGTGAGTTGCAGTTGGAAAGGGAAAATAACAGTTGCTACTACTCTATGCAAAGTTACCAAATCAATGAGATCATCATAATATACATTGATTTACAATATAGCTTTCTCATCATTCAATGTTACTATTTATAATGTCTGTTATTTAACTGTCCCGAATCAGGTTAGTTGGCTCACTCAATACATACTTTggtagttcatactttgctcctGCAAAACAAGTATATACAGGCAACaatcaaaacaaaacaaatatattttctttcttttacttttgGGTATTTTCATTTAAGGGGAAAAAAATACTGCTAATAAAAGGGAATCTCATAGCTGCATAATGAAGAACACTAGATCCAGAGTACAATTTCCCTCTTTTTGGttgacaaaaataaataaataaatatgattGATGATAGAACACTAAGGCAACCATTCAACTGGGAAAGCTTCGTTGTCGATAACGATGAATTTGGGCAAGGATTAGACATGCCACCCTTCATAAAATAAATTCAGTATTTGCGGGAATTTTGTAGCATATATTTACACTTCATATTTCATATTTCATAAGCATGTTGTATGTTTATATGATAGGGCAACTAGGATGAAAAATAACAATGCTACGTGTACCTAAAAAATCAGTCACTATGTATTTGTGTATCCATATATTGTCtaactcatttttaatatatattttgtatttcaacATGTATTCTATATAGGTGGCTGATTCGGCAGTTAATTTTTGATATACATGTAGCATGATTGGGTGAAAAAACGTGATGGTGATGGGGTGAACTAGCTTTCAACAACAACAGGCAATGTACTCACTCAATAGTAATCCACATCATAAAGGTGGATGTCACATGATAAGAGTAAGGTTGGACCACACAGTTGGATAATTATTACAAAAAGTATGGTAGTGCTGTTGGAAGCTCCACAAAAGATATTTGGATTCTAATAACTTacaattttaactttaaaagcAAGACTCTCTAATCATTTAACTCTTTTCTGGTCGCCTTctactttaaaaaattttttcaacaagaagataaaataagTGATTTCAATAGGAAATAGATTACCTCTTTCGTCATAGCATACTGTCAAATCCGAACTCTGGACAATAACCCCGGCACTATCCACAATCGCTTGTGCTAAAGTTAGATCAGCCTCAGCAGCAGCTCGAAGAGCATCCCAAATCTCTAGCATCCAGAAAACAGGATATGCACTTCAATTAACTTGAAAAAACTAACACATTTATTCATAcatgaaacaaaacaaaatgatTTTGACCAGACTTGCATACTCATATGATATTAACTTTCTTTTCGGAATTGGAGTTATTATATTATGTTATCGTGAGATGGCTGCTATTTAAACATACTATGATTCTTGGCGTTTCCACTTGAAGACGTCATCATCTTTCAATAATTTCCTATAACTAAAACGTTGCAAAGCCATTGTggaaacaataaaaaaaagcaACTCTCCCTATCTTCTTATCTCCATAGAGCTAAGTGTTAATTCTAATGTGGATTCTTTTGGCAAAGTCATTGTGGGAACAATAACTAAAAGTAACTCTtccttttttatcttatctccaTATTTCTAAGCTAAGTAGCAATTCTAATTTGGATTCTTTCAACAATACTCGAGCATCAGAGTCAACTCGATTTTGTATATAATTCCATTTACTGTTCCTTGGCAGCCAGAGTTCTGCGTATAAAGCAAGAGAATCGAGAATCCACAACGCATAAACCCTATATGCATGAGTGACTAACATCAAATAGAGCTCCTAAAATAGTGcagtattttctatttttccttGATTAGCTTTAGGTGAAAACCTATTTTCTTCGGATAAACACACTTAAATCACATTTCATCATTCATTTCACCATGATATGAACAAAAACCTAGCAGAACCATCTAGACCACTTGTGTTTACTTAGCCCATTTCATTATGCGTAAGTCTTGAAAGAATCCAAATATAGTAGcttattaaatttttgtaatACCTTTACGGCCACCATAGTGGGGAGCTGTGTCCCAGAACTCATCGCGCAGTTGTATTAGCTGAGTCTTTGTTATTGGCTGAGGATGCTTCCAAGGCTTAGGCTTCCGGATCTTTTTCGCTGCCCCTGTTATAAAATACATCAATTTTATATTGGTGCAAATGGAAACTGATATTGAACTTTAAGCTGAAACCACCAGAGAATTCGAAACAAGAACAAGCTTCTAGGATGGTAATTTTACACTTCAGTATATTATGGAATCAAAATTCTATCCACAAGTATTAACAATAATGAATAACAAGAAATTACATGATTTACATATGCAACTTAATCTTAGAAacagaaaacaacaacaatctGAGAGTGCACCTCAATTCACATATTACTTAATCATCAGTCTACAATACCTTTTTCCCTTTATGGTATTATTATCTATCAACAAATATCACTACAGAACCAATTGATGATGGTACTAACGAAAGACGAAAAAAAGGCCCCATCATGTTGTAATGCTCCAATATGAATGTATCTATTTGTGGATACATACTTTAATGCAGAGATCACACGGTGAAAGTCCAATTGATAATTGATGGGGTCTTAGAAAATAGCATATTCAAATATAAGCTGCAGCTTCTTATCTTCCTTATTTCCAAGACAGGAAAATTAAACACAAACTTTTAGTATCATCATGTTTATTCAGATACTCGGAACTAAGGTAGCATTTTCAATGTCAATTGCATCGGACCATATATTTAAAGGAATAAAggtaaatttataaatatactgGAAAAGTTTTAACTGTATTTGGTCTCTAAACTTCATCATGCTGTTTCAAATGTGTCCACCAAATTATAGTGATTCGACCAAAATCTTGaagattcaaaataaaaggaaaaaaaaaatattttcaaaggAAAAGGGAACTAAACTAATTGGATACTTGTTTTTATCCTTTCTAACTGCCCAATTCACAAAGGAATCAATTAAGTGAATAAATACCAACAACCAACTACAGTTGTTTACTAAGTGACTAAATTTTCCAAAAAGAGAAATAGACCAAACAGATCACCTGAACCTAATTAAAGCAAATCTAAACACCATCTAGAGTTTAACACAAAAGAACACCTTCAGAAACAATCAAGCAGATTAACAACAAAACTTTATCTCACTAGGTCAGTCGACTCTCTCGCTGACCGTTCCGTTTCTCATTTGACACTATACTCGAGCCATAGGACCATAGCACAATTCTGTGTTTGATCCCTCTCATTGAAATTCCACAGAATCTTACTTTGGCTATCAAAAGCCTAACAcaattctcttcttttatcgcAGCTAAACCGGCTAACCGGATATGTAAAATGCTTGGAACAATTTTGATACAATCAGAGTTAACAAAAACCATACCATAGGAGAGGGAAAAAAAATGCTCACAGTATCATCAAAAGATATGAATTTCATTTCTTTACACAAATGTACTTCACATAATCACATCCCCAacaccccccccccccaacccaccaaacaaaataataataatttgcaGCTCTGTACTATGCCATGAAATTCTTTATTCTTTACCACTAAAACTCACTATTCGATGAGTGTACACAAATGTACTTCACATAATCACATCCCCAacaccccccccccccaacccaccaaaacaaaataataataatttgcaGCTCTGTACTATGCCATGAAATTCTTTATTCATATTTACCAACTAAAACTCACTATTCGATGAGTGATTAACATGATAAGAAGAATGATTGGGGAGGTTCCACAATTATAAGGATAAACAGCATCCCCAGCAAACAAATCCccagaaagaaagaaagaaagaaagaaagaaagaaagaaagaacagATTTTGACCACAACCCATCATCAATTAACCGAAGCCTTTACCAAAAACGGAACCAAATGCAAAAGATAAAGTTCAGCTcacagaaaaaataaaataaaaaatgaaaacaagaCCCAAGGAAgcaaataagaaaaagaaaaaaaaggggggtATAGTGGATGATGCTAACCATCAGGCTTGGACTGTGAGGATCCAGCACAACCCATTGCAGAGATTGGTTGGCAGCAGAAGCTTGAGAGagctagagagagagagagagagagaaagaaagaagaataagGGAGAGGGTGATTTGAAAGAGAGGGTGAGATGGCAATAGCAAAGTCAATAAACGTCGTAGTGACGTTAATCCAACACTAATCACTCAGTAATCAGTGAATCAGCGTTACCATCAATCAACACCTCACACTTTATCCAATttttacttatatatatatatatatatatatatatatatatatatatatatatatatttcaaaacTTTATCATACATgtataaacaaaattaattctttctataaaatatatattaaaatatataaaataatatatgtttttatatataaatataaaataagtcatttaattattaattaatatttttatttccaAAATCAATTTGAATCTTTTAGATATGTTTAATACagagttttttaattttgatatgaaCTCGTTGATGGAGTATAGCAGCGATATGAGGGTTATCGGTGTTTCACGGATTTGTGACGGCTGGGTAGAAGAAATCGGTGGCACGAGTGGTAGGAAGCAAATCGGAGGCACCGATTTTAGGACGCGGATGGTGCACAAATCGGTGGGACCGATTTGTGTTCCCTATCCACGCGTCACGCATGCAATTGCCTTCCGTGACTCCCTCATCAAACCCGTGACTCCCTCATCTAAAAGAGCAACCCCCATTCAGTAATATCCCTTTCACTCTCTTTCACTTTCTTTCACTCTCGTATCCCTTTCACTGTCTCTCACTCTCGTCTCCCTCTCTTCAACACACACTTAACCCCACCATTTGCTTCCTGTATCACCATTGTTGGATCACACCAATTCAAAGAAAATGTCAAGAagacaaaaaattaaagaagtaaATCAACCAGAACTTCATATTGTTAATTATCTTGGAGATCCAAATTatgtaagtttttattttttaataatctgatttaataataataatagtgataatattaaatttgattagcaatatatattataatggcACTAAGTAGAGATTAATCATGTATGtgtgtataattttattattaggtggttagaaatagaaattaaaatggaaattaatcatgtatgtatgtatgtatgataTGGTATGGTAAGGTAAGCTCTACGGAataattggattttttttatagttaatgaatgaatgaaagaagaaggagaatgaGATCAAATCTGTACATACTCTCGTAGAGTAGAAtaatattgttgttgttattattagcAGTAGTAATTgagtttaataatttattatgattaataataaaaatttaataaattattttatttatgatcattaataattgaattttaatgtattaaaatttagaCAATAAATTAGTAGTAACTAAACTTAGATTAGGAAATTATGCTGTgctatgaataataataataataataataataataataataataataataataataataataataataataataataaattagtatgctgttttatgaataataataacaataataaaattagtaTCCTGTTTTACGAATAAATAGTTTATCAGTCGTGAAATTATTCTGGTTAGTTAGTTAAggttaaataatttttgttataagGTAATGAATATAATTGAAGGATTTTTGTATAACAGATTTACTGTGTATGTTTGAAATGCAATTATGCTGGAATTAGTTATAATGGACATGTAACGATAATTGTGTTTTTGAGAATATAGTTATATTATACTGGTACTTATAACGGAAATGTGATCTTGTAGGGTTCACGGATGTTGATGTGTGATCATTTAAAGCCGCCGGATCCATACAATCAAATTGTTGAGTCACACTTACGCGAGATTGGATTTTATTATGTTTTCCAAATTGGATTTATCCCATGTCAGTCAGCAATGATTAATGCTCTGATTGAGAGATGGCGGCCTGAGACTCACACTTTTCATTTTCCGGTTGGTGAGTGTGCCGTGACCTTGGAGGATGTGGCGATAATTCTCGGTCTGCCGACAAATGGTCTTCCGGTTACAGGACCGACCATGAGTAGTTTTGAGGCTTTGGAAGCCGAGTGCTTGCACCAATTTGGAGTTGCACCGAAGAAGACGGAGTGTAGAGGGAGCTTTATAAAATTAACATGGTTTAGGGGTTTGAGAGATCGTATAGTGTTGAACGATGTTGTGCACATTCAGATGTATGTAAAGTGTCACATAATGTTGTTATTTGGGACAGTTCTGTTTGGAGATAAGTCGAGTGCAGCTGTGCATTGGAAATTTTTACCTTTGCTCCGTAACTTTGGTCAGATCATACAGTTTAGTTGGGGTTCTGCATGCCTGGCACACTTGTATAGATCATTATGTAGGGCAATTCGTGTCGACTGCAAGGAGATGGACGATCCATTGACACTGTTGCTCACTTGGGTTTGGATCCGGCTACCATTTCTAGCGCCGATTCCCGGCAATCCCCGAGTGTTTCTAATTGCAAATAGGTAAGTTTGATTAAAGTATGCATTGAAAGAAATGATAGAAattgttttttgttttccaCAAGATAAGTTAACTAATGGATTGTCCGACGGCAAGTGGCATAACTGGGACCGTGAAAACTATGCCTACCGATATAATTCGCTTGCGCACTACAGGAGGTTGTTGGATGATCTACAAGAAGGACATGTATGTTGGTAAATTAAAGTACCGTATGAAACTTGTTTAGTGAATTAATTATTGTGTAATCATCTGACTGGTTCGATGTGTCCAGTTTGTTTGGCAGGCTTATGGCATTGGAAACATCGACCCAGACGTGATTCCTTTAGACATCCATCATAATTCGATTATCTGGAGTGCCATAGTGCCACTTATATCTTTTGAATGCATCGAGTGGCATGCATCTGATAGAGTCAGGAGGCAATTCGGATTGAGACAGGGTGTTACTAATCAAGAGCGGGATCTAGGTCCATCACACGACAAATTTTTAACTGGGCCTAAGAATCAAGATTGGGCCAATACCCACTCTTCTTGGGTGATGCAGTGGACTAATCGGTATAGTCACGCTCTCTCTGATGACTTGGTGCATTTACATTATCCATTGGAAATTTATATGCATTGGTACCAACAAGCATTTGGTGACCACTTGCAATTGTCGAACCTTGTATTcgaagagaatccagaaggtcctCCACCACCACCGACACCGGAACCGGAACCGGCACCGGTACCTCCACCACCACCGCCACCGGAACCGCCACAACAGGGGGGTGGGTATTTTGTACCATATGTTCCTGAGATGCATCCGTCTGATTATTTTTCAGCGTCAGTCCCGGTACATCAACAGTATTGGGGTGGTCGGCAGTTTGAGTATGGAGAGCAAACTTCATTCAGTCAGCTGCTTGGTTTTATGGCATCGGGGTCGCAACACTCACGTTCAGGTAATTATGTTGACATTCCCACCGACCATCAAGCACATTCGGGAAGGGATTACTCCAGGTAGGAGGTCATTGGATTCGAGACCTCGGGTTCGCACTTCCTCTGCTAATTCTGGTGCCACCTGCACCACTGGCTTGCAGTGTTTGAAGGCCCTTATACAAGGATAATAACTCCAGAAGACTCTATGCAGTACACGTATATCAGGAACCAAATCATCCCCCTGGTAAGTAGGCATCGTTTCAAAGTGAACCACTGTTGATGTCTCCTTGTGACACATGGCCTCAAACCATATGGGCAAAGCTTCATATGATGCTTTCCAACCTCCGAAAATTGATTCCA
The Arachis stenosperma cultivar V10309 chromosome 7, arast.V10309.gnm1.PFL2, whole genome shotgun sequence genome window above contains:
- the LOC130941544 gene encoding uncharacterized protein LOC130941544, with amino-acid sequence MGCAGSSQSKPDGAAKKIRKPKPWKHPQPITKTQLIQLRDEFWDTAPHYGGRKEIWDALRAAAEADLTLAQAIVDSAGVIVQSSDLTVCYDERGAKYELPKYVLSEPTNLIRDS